ATAATTCTGAAAGTGCCTTCTGCTTGTATCGAACGGTTCATTCGTAATAACGCACCGTGGATACTTTCCAGGTTTTCGATTACTTCCTGATGCATGGAAGTTAGTTCCTGATTGATCTGAACGGTTCGATTCTTATCTGTCTTCTTACATTTCTTTGCATACGGACATCCGCTACAGTCTTCGCATTCATACAGTTCTTCCTTGAGCCTGTACTGATTTCCCCTCACATTTTTTCTGTATAAAAAAACGGAATGCTTTATCGTTAGGACATCTCATGACTCCTTGCTCATCAATTCTGAAATTAACTGCATGAAATGGATCTTCATGATATTTCCGATCCTTAGTTTCCTTTTTAAACATTGGAAATTTCATATACTTTTCAATTCCGTTCTGTTCACAGAAAATATAATTGTTGTATGAGGCATATCCGGCATCTGCCACAGGATATTTGGGATAGAATCCATAAGTTTGTTTGAAGTGCTCCATCAAAGGAACGAAGCAATCCATATCCGAACGATACCGGTTCACGTCAACAACTGTAATATATTCATCTGCTACACCAATCTGTACATTATATGCCGGCAGAAGCTGATCATTGCCCATGTAATCCGTTTTGATACGCATAAAGGTAGCGGAGGTATCTGTTTTAGAGTAACTGTTTCTGTCAGGACCACAGATTTCCATTTTTTGTATGTATTCTTGAAGTTTCTGACAGAAAGTAGTCAAGTGTTCATAATGACGCTGTTCTTTGGATTTTCGCTTTCCGCTTCCGTAAACAAATGTACTGGTATCCAGTTCCCATAAAAGTACCAGCTGCTCAACGATTTCATTCAGATAATCCGGTACATACTCCGGGTTTGTTGTGATCTGCACCCCACTCCATGCGATTTCTGTATTAATTTCCTCAATCTCCGTAGTGATTTTTTCGTAAAGCTTGTAACGGAACTTTTCGGTAGCCTTCTTCCATACCCAGGTATACTTGTTTGCGTTTGCTTCAAACTTGGAGCCGTCGATGTAGAGATGTTGAAGATCTACATACTCCTCGTTAAAGATAGCATGATTGATGTCGTTAAAAATGTTCTCAATCTTATCTTGAAGTATCTCATTGATGAAATATCCAAAGGTTCTGTATGACGGAGTTCAGTGATCCATGAGATACATGAACCTGATATTAACCTTGCAGTTGTCTTCCAGTTTTCTCAGAGAGCAGTAACCGCTAGTCATAAATCCGAAAAGTACTGTTTTTAACATGTTGACCGGATGATATCTGCGTCGTCTGGTTGTGTACTCCGGAATATCCGTCAGATACTTGTTTAAATCGATTCCTCCTATCAATCTGTCAAATGTTAAAACAGGATCCAGCAGATCCAAACAATCTGAAAAAACAGTGGTAAATATCCTTGTTTTGAATTACAATAAGTATTGTGTAAAGTTTTTTCATTGCAAGTTAATTTTACCACAAAAATAGGACCTTTCGCATGATGATATGTACCCAGAATCCTGGACACATGTTATGAACTAAGCGGAACACATGGATGTTATCCTGTACTTTACAGATGGCATCCATTTTGTTTTCCGTTGTATTCTTTCATTGTTGTAATAATTTATGTATTCATCTAGTATGATTCATATTCTTTTTCGTAGCCGTAGTACATTTCATTCTTTAGACGTCCAAAGAATATTTCTATAATGCAATTGTCTATGCAATTGCCACGCCTAGACATTGATTGGATAATTCCTCTGTTTTTTAGTTCTTGACGATAATAGTTATGTTGATATTGCCATCCTTGATCTGAATGAAATATTAATCCTGTAAGTGATTTGAACTTTTTAAACGCCGTCTCTAACATCCTCTTGATTTGATTTAGGTTTGGACTCATCGATAAATCATATGAAATAACTTCATTTGTGTACATGTCAATTATCGGAGATAAGATAACACTTTCCCCATGAAAAGTTAAACTGAGATACATCAGTTGTCCACTTCTGAAGTGGTGCTGTCGCTGTAAAGTCCCTATCTATTATGTTTGGTGCTACTTTGCCTACTTCGCCCTTGAATGAATGATATTTCTCTTTAGGCCTTTTGCCTTGCAATCCAAGTGAATGCATGATACGTTGTACTCTTTTGTGATTAACAATATTTCCACATCTTAAGAGTTCTCTATACACTCTTCTTACACCATATCTGCCTTTATGCTGATCAAATATTTTCTTGATTTCTTCAGTGAGTTCAGCATTTCTAAAGCCTACAGTATCAACTTTACTGATTTCGTAGTAGTAAGTTGATTTAGGCATATTTAAACCTTTTAATAGGTGCTTTAATTGGTATCCTTCTTCTCTGAGTGCTTTGATGATTGCTGCTTTTTCGCCTTGAGTTGCGCAGCCCATCTTTCTTGTCTCAAGGCGATCCTTTTTTTACCACTTCAATCTCAGCTTTCATTGCCGCAATTTCTGCTCTTAGTCTGATTAACTCTTCGCGTTCTGATTCAGTTAAAGGCTTGGGCTCAATCGTTTTCTTTTTCATATCAGGGTTCTTGCTCTTGCGACCTTTCTTTTTATTCACAAGACCATTGTAACCTAATTTTTTGTATTTGCGAACCCACATATATAGCATTCCATCGCTGATACCCGCAGAAATAGCAACTGAAT
This region of Lachnospiraceae bacterium oral taxon 096 genomic DNA includes:
- a CDS encoding IS3 family transposase, with the translated sequence MILDEYINYYNNERIQRKTKWMPSVKYRITSMCSA
- a CDS encoding transposase family protein, encoding MYTNEVISYDLSMSPNLNQIKRMLETAFKKFKSLTGLIFHSDQGWQYQHNYYRQELKNRGIIQSMSRRGNCIDNCIIEIFFGRLKNEMYYGYEKEYESY
- a CDS encoding IS3 family transposase, whose amino-acid sequence is MGCATQGEKAAIIKALREEGYQLKHLLKGLNMPKSTYYYEISKVDTVGFRNAELTEEIKKIFDQHKGRYGVRRVYRELLRCGNIVNHKRVQRIMHSLGLQGKRPKEKYHSFKGEVGKVAPNIIDRDFTATAPLQKWTTDVSQFNFSWGKCYLISDN